In Miscanthus floridulus cultivar M001 chromosome 8, ASM1932011v1, whole genome shotgun sequence, the sequence TGCTGCATTTTGTTGACTGCTTTTCCTTCATGGTTTGCAGTTCGTGGCAGGGAGACCCACTATCTACTCTCAGGAAGTGCTGATGGTACTATCATGGCTTGGAAGATTGGTTCTGGCAAAGGAGAGGTGACTTTATTATGTATACATGGGCAATGCTCACTGCTATGTTGTATTAGAATTGGTTGCAACCTTTCAGTGTACCTGTTGGAAAATATCTGCTTGATAAACTTAAAAATGGACTCCAATGGTTTCTGCTGATGCCTAATTGTCTGATTTACTGTTTACTCCTTATTTGCAGTGGTCTCATGCATTGCAGCTCCCAGGGATGCATAAGAAAGGGATCACCTGTCTTGCTGGAAGGATGGTGTCTGATGCTGTTGCAATTTTTGCCTCTACTTCTTCAGATGGTATTGTGGTTATTTGGGAGATGGCAATTGAGCCCGCCCCTGGTGGTAAGATTGCTTCCTTGTGGATTGTCAATATTACTGTTAGGAGCCTAATCTTTTGTCATGCTGGTTAAATATTCAAACTCtaattcttttttattttatgattttgacGGTTCTGGGGAATGTGCACTGCATTTGTACTTAACGTACTTGCTCTCTCTTTGCAGGCGATTGCAAGGTGTCTTGCCTGCATTCTCTGTCCGTTGGTTTGAAACCAATGGTTTCACTTTCATTAGCTGTATTGCCAGAACGAGGCCATCTCATTTTGGCGATGGGCGGTTTAGATCACAAGATCCACATCTATTGTGGGGACAAGGCAGGCAAGGTTTGTAAGTTAAGGTTTTTGCAACATCTTTTTTTGTCCATGTTTCCATTTCTTGCTACCCTAACTACACATTTTTCTGTGTGCAGTTCATTAAGGCCTGTGAACTTAAAGGTCATTCTGATTGGATCAGAAGTTTAGACTTTTCTTTACCTGTGATGATGGGGGGTGAAAAGCACAACCTTTTCCTTGTTAGCTCATCTCAGGACAGAACCATTCGGATATGGAAAATGACTTCAGAAGCTGCTTCTTCTGGCTCCTCCGTACAATTGAGGAAAGGAACTATTGAGATGACCTCCTATATTGAAGGACCTCTATTTGTGGCCGGTAGTACAAGTTACCAAGTATCATTGGAGtctcttcttgttgggcatgaggaTTGGGTATATTCAGTAGAGTGGCAGCCGCCTACACTGTTAACTGGGGATGAAGCTCATCAGCCAATGAGCATATTATCTGCATCCATggacaagatgatgatgatatggAGGCCAGAGAAAAATACTGGCCTTTGGATTAATTCAGTGACTGTTGGTGAATTAAGTCACTCCGCACTTGGATTTTATGGTGGACATTGGCAGCCTGATGGCAGATCCATTCTTGCACATGGTTACGGTGGATCCTTTCATATGTGGAGAGATGTTGGACTGGATTCTGAAAATTGGCAGCCTCAGATAGTCCCATCTGGTCATTTTGCACCTGTTTCTGACTTGACATGGGCAAGATCTGGCCAATATTTGCTATCAGTTAGCCATGACCAGGCAAGTTCCTCTACTTTATATCAGTTTTGACTCATACTTCTAGAACTCATATTTGTTTAGTTGTGTTTTCTCTTCTACTTGCTAATGCTCTTTTACATCAATGCTAAACATGCAGACAACACGTATATTTGCTCCTTGGAGAAATCAAGTTAACCCTGGAGACATGATCTATTGGCGTGAAATTGCCCGTCCGCAAATTCATGGCCATGATCTCAACTGTGTGACATTCATTCAGGGTAGTGGGAACCATCGCTTTGTTAGTGGTGCTGATGAAAAGGTCTCTAGAGTCTTTGAAGCCCCCTTATCATTTTTGAAGACCCTACAACAAGCAACTCTGTTGAAACCTGACATCTCTGAGGATTTTGACAATGTTCAAGTCCTTGGAGCAAATATGTCTGCTCTTGGGCTTTCACAGAAACCCATATATACACATGGTCAGTATCTCTCACACCACCCATGTCTATTGTAATTGAACAATAACGCCTCCTTTTATTTGGCATGAAAAAACACACTTGTATATAATTcagttctttttcttttatttgatGTTGCTTTttgcatggtggtgtagcaggAGTCAAGGAATCCCCAAGCGGTAATTCTAATGATGGTCCAGATTCTATGGAAACAATTCCTGATGCAGTGCCTACTGTATTCACTGAGCCTCCTGTGGAGGACCAACTTGCATGGAATACTCTATGGCCTGAATCACACAAACTATATGGTCATGGAAACGAGCTCTTCTCGATATGCTGTGATTATGAAGGGAAGCTTGTTGCATCATCTTGCAAGGTTTGGTGCTGCATGTTGTGCTAATTGTGAAATTCGTTAATAGAACAACAACAGCAATACCAATAGTCAAATGCAAAGTTGTGATAATACCATATTATTCCACGGGAATTCCTGGATGCCATTGAGAAAATGTTTTTGTTGATCCATATATTTATGATCATGTTACAAGAAATACTTGATCATTTTATTCAGTAATTCATACCTTCTCTTAAGATAGCTGGATTGGATGTGAATTCACAAACAAATGCTTGTTTTTCATCTTAATATGAAGAGGGGGATGGGATGAAGTTGTAGTATTCTTGGAGCTTTATTTATTTCGGGGGATGCAT encodes:
- the LOC136476835 gene encoding elongator complex protein 2-like isoform X4 — protein: MSPAAGEQLSGSHREGRSVEARRIFIGAGCNRVVNNVSWGACGLVAFGTQNAVALFSPLRGEIVTTLPGHKAPVNCTLWLPTKKDVLQVRGRETHYLLSGSADGTIMAWKIGSGKGEWSHALQLPGMHKKGITCLAGRMVSDAVAIFASTSSDGIVVIWEMAIEPAPGGDCKVSCLHSLSVGLKPMVSLSLAVLPERGHLILAMGGLDHKIHIYCGDKAGKFIKACELKGHSDWIRSLDFSLPVMMGGEKHNLFLVSSSQDRTIRIWKMTSEAASSGSSVQLRKGTIEMTSYIEGPLFVAGSTSYQVSLESLLVGHEDWVYSVEWQPPTLLTGDEAHQPMSILSASMDKMMMIWRPEKNTGLWINSVTVGELSHSALGFYGGHWQPDGRSILAHGYGGSFHMWRDVGLDSENWQPQIVPSGHFAPVSDLTWARSGQYLLSVSHDQTTRIFAPWRNQVNPGDMIYWREIARPQIHGHDLNCVTFIQGSGNHRFVSGADEKVSRVFEAPLSFLKTLQQATLLKPDISEDFDNVQVLGANMSALGLSQKPIYTHGVKESPSGNSNDGPDSMETIPDAVPTVFTEPPVEDQLAWNTLWPESHKLYGHGNELFSICCDYEGKLVASSCKSQSAAVAEIWLWEVGTWKAVGRLQSHNLTVTQMEFSHDNAFLLSVSRDRQLSIFSFRKIEGAEHRLVAKLEAHKRIIWACSWNPFGYEFATGSRDKSVKIWCVEDASSVKLLATLPQFCDSVTALAWMGRDRASNAGILAVGMDNGLIELWSISGGRASAGSTPDSPLSVACVLRFDPVLCHVSTVHRLRWREPSSTDEESTLELASCGADHTVRVFEVRGTI
- the LOC136476835 gene encoding elongator complex protein 2-like isoform X2 is translated as MSPAAGEQLSGSHREGRSVEARRIFIGAGCNRVVNNVSWGACGLVAFGTQNAVALFSPLRGEIVTTLPGHKAPVNCTLWLPTKKDVLQVRGRETHYLLSGSADGTIMAWKIGSGKGEWSHALQLPGMHKKGITCLAGRMVSDAVAIFASTSSDGIVVIWEMAIEPAPGGDCKVSCLHSLSVGLKPMVSLSLAVLPERGHLILAMGGLDHKIHIYCGDKAGKFIKACELKGHSDWIRSLDFSLPVMMGGEKHNLFLVSSSQDRTIRIWKMTSEAASSGSSVQLRKGTIEMTSYIEGPLFVAGSTSYQVSLESLLVGHEDWVYSVEWQPPTLLTGDEAHQPMSILSASMDKMMMIWRPEKNTGLWINSVTVGELSHSALGFYGGHWQPDGRSILAHGYGGSFHMWRDVGLDSENWQPQIVPSGHFAPVSDLTWARSGQYLLSVSHDQTTRIFAPWRNQVNPGDMIYWREIARPQIHGHDLNCVTFIQGSGNHRFVSGADEKVSRVFEAPLSFLKTLQQATLLKPDISEDFDNVQVLGANMSALGLSQKPIYTHGVKESPSGNSNDGPDSMETIPDAVPTVFTEPPVEDQLAWNTLWPESHKLYGHGNELFSICCDYEGKLVASSCKSQSAAVAEIWLWEVGTWKAVGRLQSHNLTVTQMEFSHDNAFLLSVSRDRQLSIFSFRKIEGAEHRLVAKLEAHKRIIWACSWNPFGYEFATGSRDKSVKIWCVEDASSVKLLATLPQFCDSVTALAWMGRDRASNAGILAVGMDNGLIELWSISGGRASAGSTPDSPLSVACVLRFDPVLCHVSTVHRLRWREPSSTDEESTLELASCGADHTVRVFELATRTQQQLRNQEIDKDEEPTSNSHES
- the LOC136476835 gene encoding elongator complex protein 2-like isoform X1 encodes the protein MSPAAGEQLSGSHREGRSVEARRIFIGAGCNRVVNNVSWGACGLVAFGTQNAVALFSPLRGEIVTTLPGHKAPVNCTLWLPTKKDVLQVRGRETHYLLSGSADGTIMAWKIGSGKGEWSHALQLPGMHKKGITCLAGRMVSDAVAIFASTSSDGIVVIWEMAIEPAPGGDCKVSCLHSLSVGLKPMVSLSLAVLPERGHLILAMGGLDHKIHIYCGDKAGKFIKACELKGHSDWIRSLDFSLPVMMGGEKHNLFLVSSSQDRTIRIWKMTSEAASSGSSVQLRKGTIEMTSYIEGPLFVAGSTSYQVSLESLLVGHEDWVYSVEWQPPTLLTGDEAHQPMSILSASMDKMMMIWRPEKNTGLWINSVTVGELSHSALGFYGGHWQPDGRSILAHGYGGSFHMWRDVGLDSENWQPQIVPSGHFAPVSDLTWARSGQYLLSVSHDQTTRIFAPWRNQVNPGDMIYWREIARPQIHGHDLNCVTFIQGSGNHRFVSGADEKVSRVFEAPLSFLKTLQQATLLKPDISEDFDNVQVLGANMSALGLSQKPIYTHAGVKESPSGNSNDGPDSMETIPDAVPTVFTEPPVEDQLAWNTLWPESHKLYGHGNELFSICCDYEGKLVASSCKSQSAAVAEIWLWEVGTWKAVGRLQSHNLTVTQMEFSHDNAFLLSVSRDRQLSIFSFRKIEGAEHRLVAKLEAHKRIIWACSWNPFGYEFATGSRDKSVKIWCVEDASSVKLLATLPQFCDSVTALAWMGRDRASNAGILAVGMDNGLIELWSISGGRASAGSTPDSPLSVACVLRFDPVLCHVSTVHRLRWREPSSTDEESTLELASCGADHTVRVFELATRTQQQLRNQEIDKDEEPTSNSHES
- the LOC136476835 gene encoding elongator complex protein 2-like isoform X3, whose amino-acid sequence is MSPAAGEQLSGSHREGRSVEARRIFIGAGCNRVVNNVSWGACGLVAFGTQNAVALFSPLRGEIVTTLPGHKAPVNCTLWLPTKKDVLQVRGRETHYLLSGSADGTIMAWKIGSGKGEWSHALQLPGMHKKGITCLAGRMVSDAVAIFASTSSDGIVVIWEMAIEPAPGGDCKVSCLHSLSVGLKPMVSLSLAVLPERGHLILAMGGLDHKIHIYCGDKAGKFIKACELKGHSDWIRSLDFSLPVMMGGEKHNLFLVSSSQDRTIRIWKMTSEAASSGSSVQLRKGTIEMTSYIEGPLFVAGSTSYQVSLESLLVGHEDWVYSVEWQPPTLLTGDEAHQPMSILSASMDKMMMIWRPEKNTGLWINSVTVGELSHSALGFYGGHWQPDGRSILAHGYGGSFHMWRDVGLDSENWQPQIVPSGHFAPVSDLTWARSGQYLLSVSHDQTTRIFAPWRNQVNPGDMIYWREIARPQIHGHDLNCVTFIQGSGNHRFVSGADEKVSRVFEAPLSFLKTLQQATLLKPDISEDFDNVQVLGANMSALGLSQKPIYTHAGVKESPSGNSNDGPDSMETIPDAVPTVFTEPPVEDQLAWNTLWPESHKLYGHGNELFSICCDYEGKLVASSCKSQSAAVAEIWLWEVGTWKAVGRLQSHNLTVTQMEFSHDNAFLLSVSRDRQLSIFSFRKIGAEHRLVAKLEAHKRIIWACSWNPFGYEFATGSRDKSVKIWCVEDASSVKLLATLPQFCDSVTALAWMGRDRASNAGILAVGMDNGLIELWSISGGRASAGSTPDSPLSVACVLRFDPVLCHVSTVHRLRWREPSSTDEESTLELASCGADHTVRVFELATRTQQQLRNQEIDKDEEPTSNSHES